AGGCGAAGCAGGACTACGCTATTCGCATTGAAGGCCCGGTGGTGCAGGACATCTTACTGTTTGAGCTGGAGAACCTGCCGGGTAAAGAGGCCGTTCGCCGCTGGTGGAGACGCCGCCATCGCCCGGAAGAGAACCGGAAGCCCGGCGAAGCGCAGGCCCTTTTCGTCTGGCGGGATAACGGCGAGCACCGGGACGACATTGAACGTCATTATCTCAAGATGCTCGCCAACGCGAAGCGCGAAGTGATTATTGCTAACGCCTACTTTTTCCCCGGCTATCGTCTGCTGCACGCCATGCGCAATGCGGCCCGACGCGGGGTTCGCGTGAAGCTGATTGTGCAGGGCGAGCCGGATATGCCGATAGTCAAAGTCGGCGCGCGGCTGCTGTATAACTATCTGGTGAAGGGCGGCGTGCAGATCTACGAATATCGCCGCCGACCGCTGCACGGCAAAGTGGCGCTGATGGACGATCACTGGGCCACCGTGGGTTCCAGTAATCTCGATCCGCTGAGCTTATCGCTCAATCTCGAAGCTAACCTGATCATTCACGATCGCCAGTTTAATCAGACCCTGCGGGATAACCTGCAGGCGCTGATCGTTAACGACTGCGTGCGCGTGGACGAATCCATGGTTCCCAAACGCACCTGGTGGAACCTGGGCATCAGCGTGGTGGTGTTCCACTTTCTGCGTCATTTCCCGGCCATGGTCGGCTGGCTGCCGGCGCATACGCCTAAGCTTGCGCAGGTGGACCCGCCGGTACAACCCGAAATGGAAACCCAGGACCGTATTGAAGCGGAAGACGGAGGCAAACCCTGATGTCGAAATCGCATCCGCGCTGGCGGCTGGCAAAAAAGATCCTGACCTGGCTGTTTTTTATTGCGGTCGCGGTTCTGCTGGTGGTCTACGCGCAGAAAGTTGACTGGGAAGAGGTGTGGAAAGTCATCCGCAACTATAACCGGATGGTGCTGCTGGGCGCTGTGGGGCTGGTTATCGTGAGCTACCTGATGTACGGCTGCTATGACCTGCTGGGCCGCGCTTACTGCGGCCACAAGCTGGCCAAACGTCAGGTTATGCTGGTGTCGTTTATCTGCTACGCCTTCAACCTGACGCTGAGCACCTGGGTCGGCGGCATTGGCATGCGCTATCGCCTCTACTCGCGGCTCGGCCTGCCGGGCGGGACCATAACGCGCA
This region of Enterobacter asburiae genomic DNA includes:
- the clsB gene encoding cardiolipin synthase ClsB; amino-acid sequence: MKCSWQEGNRITLLVNGDEYYPAVFKAIDHAQQKVILETFIWFEDDVGKQLHGVLLRAARRGVKIEVLLDGYGSPDLSDAFVNELTSAGVVFRYYDPGPRLFGMRTNLFRRMHRKIVVVDETVAFVGGINYSAEHMSDYGPEAKQDYAIRIEGPVVQDILLFELENLPGKEAVRRWWRRRHRPEENRKPGEAQALFVWRDNGEHRDDIERHYLKMLANAKREVIIANAYFFPGYRLLHAMRNAARRGVRVKLIVQGEPDMPIVKVGARLLYNYLVKGGVQIYEYRRRPLHGKVALMDDHWATVGSSNLDPLSLSLNLEANLIIHDRQFNQTLRDNLQALIVNDCVRVDESMVPKRTWWNLGISVVVFHFLRHFPAMVGWLPAHTPKLAQVDPPVQPEMETQDRIEAEDGGKP